In Corylus avellana chromosome ca2, CavTom2PMs-1.0, the following proteins share a genomic window:
- the LOC132170576 gene encoding transcription factor GTE7-like, whose amino-acid sequence MASALLASRNEPSWGERKVYMRKYANTASNNPLLKLNPNPNPNPYQNPSFSRQLYVPTRQSKGSVAPSVSDDTASPPRKSMSLNETKDSESRGGHVTFNLAAFSRHELADLKKRLISELEQVRSLLTRIDSEDLGSRSGYLASKPPPLQLNDVVDSPKHKEKRTPKANQAYPSSEFLTAGKTKKAGPKSSGIKRPNPFGSGKDLKRPALDHPDTEKLNAIMMKRCAQILSKLMKHKFGWVFNTPVDTVKLGLHDYHKIIKAPMDLGTVKSNLDKNIYSSPLDFAADVRLTFNNALAYNPKGTDVNLMASQLLSLFDEMFNPAYHKFAAEQRRVSTTIQEPRPRVSTQQPQRLASGPVPVAIAKKSETLPLPAPPQPMPAPVLVPAPKARPVKLPKPKAKDLNKREMSFEEKAKLGVSLQNLPQEKMGQFVQIIRKRNGHLAQEDDEIELDIETIDTETLWELDRFVTYHKKMVSKLKRQGLFIQNNSNTQVSAETQIGNKSPVVSEAVAEAVPAQKSKKVEIGEEDVDIGEEIPMGNFPPVVIDKEDATACASSGSSSSSGSSSSSDSSSSSGSDSGSSSASDSDADSVQSPFVESKEAQGS is encoded by the exons ATGGCGTCAGCCCTTTTGGCAAGTCGAAATGAACCGTCTTGGGGCGAACGCAAGGTTTATATGAGGAAATACGCCAACACAGCCTCCAATAATCCTCTCCTTAAGCTCAACCCTAACCCAAACCCCAACCCGTATCAGAATCCGAGCTTTAGCAGGCAATTATATGTCCCAACCCGGCAGAGTAAGGGGTCGGTGGCGCCGTCCGTGTCTGACGATACGGCGTCGCCGCCTCGGAAATCGATGAGCCTGAACGAGACGAAGGATTCTGAGTCACGTGGAGGCCACGTGACCTTCAATCTCGCGGCCTTCTCGAGGCATGAGCTGGCGGACCTGAAGAAGCGCCTCATCTCGGAGCTCGAGCAGGTCCGGAGCCTCTTGACCCGGATCGACTCCGAAGACTTGGGGTCCCGGTCCGGATACCTGGCGTCTAAGCCTCCGCCTCTTCAGCTAAACGACGTTGTGGACTCACCCAAGCACAAAGAGAAGAGGACGCCAAAGGCGAACCAGGCATATCCCTCGTCGGAGTTCCTGACCGCCGGAAAGACCAAGAAGGCGGGTCCGAAGAGCTCTGGCATCAAACGGCCCAACCCGTTTGGGTCGGGCAAAGATCTGAAGCGCCCGGCGCTGGACCACCCCGACACCGAGAAGCTCAACGCCATCATGATGAAACGGTGTGCTCAGATCTTGAGCAAGCTGATGAAGCACAAGTTCGGATGGGTCTTCAACACGCCGGTTGACACCGTCAAACTGGGACTCCACGATTACCACAAGATCATCAAGGCCCCGATGGATCTCGGCACCGTCAAGTCCAATCTGGACAAGAATATCTACTCTTCGCCGCTTGATTTCGCGGCCGACGTGAGGCTCACCTTCAACAATGCCCTAGCCTACAACCCTAAGGGCACCGATGTCAATTTAATGGCGAGCCAGCTCTTATCCTTGTTTGACGAAATGTTCAACCCGGCGTACCACAAGTTTGCGGCCGAACAGCGCCGAGTTTCAACCACAATACAAGAGCCACGACCTAGGGTTTCGACTCAACAGCCACAGAGGCTTGCATCTGGTCCTGTGCCGGTGGCGATTGCGAAGAAATCAGAGACATTACCACTGCCAGCTCCGCCACAGCCAATGCCGGCTCCAGTTCTGGTTCCAGCTCCAAAGGCGAGGCCGGTGAAGCTGCCTAAGCCGAAGGCGAAGGATCTGAACAAGAGGGAGATGAGCTTCGAAGAGAAAGCGAAGTTGGGGGTGAGTCTGCAGAATCTGCCTCAGGAGAAGATGGGGCAGTTTGTGCAGATTATTCGGAAGAGGAATGGCCATTTAGCGCAGGAGGACGACGAGATCGAGCTCGACATCGAGACCATCGATACGGAGACGCTTTGGGAGCTGGACCGGTTTGTGACGTACCATAAGAAGATGGTGAGCAAGTTGAAACGACAAGGGCTTTTCATTCAAAACAACAGCAATACCCAGGTTTCGGCTGAAACCCAGATTGGAAACAAG TCCCCGGTGGTGAGCGAGGCGGTGGCGGAGGCGGTTCCAGCGCAGAAGAGCAAAAAAGTGGAAATTGGGGAGGAGGATGTGGACATTGGAGAGGAGATTCCTATGGGAAACTTTCCACCTGTGGTGATTGACAAAGAGGATGCTACTGCTTGTGCCAGTAGTGGGTCTAGCAGCTCTAGCGGTTCAAGCTCTAGTAGCGATTCCTCTTCCTCTAGCG GTTCTGATTCTGGGAGTTCTTCAGCCAGTGACTCCGATGCGGACAGCGTGCAGTCACCGTTTGTTGAATCAAAAGAAGCTCAGGGGAGCTGA
- the LOC132170955 gene encoding probable beta-D-xylosidase 6, which produces MSSQWRYLFFFFLEFLKFSTSISKPITLTTPNPHLRFPCKPPHHNSYPFCDVSLPITARAQSLISLLTLPEKIQQLTNNASGIPRLGIPAYEWWSESLHGVATNGPGVSFDGKIASATSFPQVLVTAATFNRSLWFLIGSAIAVEARAMYNVGQAGLTFWAPNINIFRDPRWGRGQETPGEDPMVASAYAVEFVRGFQGGNRKARGEIRDGFVGKRVLKAMKGYDGSGGLMVSACCKHFTAYDLDKWHNFSRYSFNAVVSEQDLEDTYQPPFRSCIQKGKASCLMCSYNAINGVPACARGDLLQKARTEWGFNGYITSDCDAVATVYEYQNYTKTPEDGVALVLKAGMDINCGTYLLRKTQSAIEMGKVQEEDIDRALLNLFLVQLRLGLFDGDPRKGKFGKLGPDDVCTSEHKTLALEAARQGIVLLKNDKKFLPLDKNVVTSLAVIGPMANNASLLSGGYTGVPCYPKSIYERFQVHIKKTSFVDGCFNVSCDSDDGFDEAVATAKEADFVIIVAGLDLSQETEDQDRVSLLLPGKQMALVSSVAAASKKPVILVLTGGGPLDVSFAEEDPRVASILWTGYPSEAGGKALAEVVFGDYNPGGRLPMTWYPEAFTSVPMNDMNMRADPSRGYPGRTYRFYTGSRLYGFGHGLSYTNFTCKFLSVPNKISLLGSLKAGSRKNILHQAGHGPDLIHIDEVESCNSLRFHVQISVMNLGDMDGSHVVMLFSRVAKVFRGTPEKQLIGFDRVHSISYGSTQTSILVDPCQHLSFANEDGKMIIPLGDHVLMLGDNLEHVISIQTD; this is translated from the exons ATGTCTTCCCAATGGAGAtacctcttcttctttttcctagAATTCCTCAAATTCTCCACCTCCATCTCCAAACCAATTACTCTGACGACACCAAATCCACACCTCCGGTTCCCATGCAAGCCACCCCACCACAATTCCTATCCCTTCTGCGATGTCTCCCTCCCCATCACTGCCAGAGCTCAGTCCCTCATCTCCCTCCTCACCCTCCCGGAAAAGATCCAGCAGCTCACGAACAACGCCTCCGGCATCCCAAGGCTTGGCATACCCGCCTATGAATGGTGGTCGGAGTCCCTCCACGGTGTCGCCACCAATGGCCCGGGAGTCTCATTCGATGGGAAGATTGCTTCAGCCACCAGCTTCCCTCAAGTCCTTGTCACGGCCGCTACTTTCAATAGAAGCCTCTGGTTCTTGATCGGATCCGCCATTGCCGTTGAGGCCAGAGCAATGTACAACGTTGGACAAGCTGGGTTGACGTTCTGGGCAcccaatatcaatattttcaGGGACCCCAGATGGGGGAGAGGCCAAGAAACGCCGGGGGAAGACCCTATGGTCGCTTCAGCTTATGCTGTGGAGTTCGTGAGGGGCTTTCAGGGCGGGAATCGGAAAGCTAGAGGTGAAATTAGGGATGGGTTTGTGGGTAAAAGAGTATTGAAAGCAATGAAAGGTTATGATGGGAGTGGAGGGCTAATGGTCTCTGCTTGTTGCAAGCATTTCACTGCTTATGACTTGGACAAGTGGCACAATTTTAGTAGATATAGCTTCAACGCTGTG GTTTCTGAGCAAGATTTGGAGGACACTTATCAGCCGCCATTTCGTAGTTGCATTCAAAAAGGCAAAGCAAGCTGCTTAATGTGTTCTTACAATGCAATTAATGGAGTTCCTGCTTGCGCGCGAGGGGATCTTTTACAAAAAGCTCGAACTGAATGGGGCTTCAACGG GTATATCACCTCAGACTGTGATGCTGTGGCCACGGTTTATGAATATCAGAATTACACAAAAACCCCTGAGGATGGCGTTGCTCTTGTCCTAAAAGCAG GAATGGATATTAATTGCGGAACATATTTGCTTCGAAAAACACAATCTGCGATTGAAATGGGGAAGGTGCAAGAAGAAGACATAGACAGAGCCCTTCTCAATCTTTTCTTGGTTCAACTCCGTCTCGGGCTGTTTGATGGAGATCCCAGGAAAGGGAAATTCGGAAAGTTGGGACCTGATGATGTCTGTACGTCGGAGCACAAGACACTGGCACTTGAAGCAGCAAGGCAGGGAATTGTTCTtctgaaaaatgataaaaagttCTTGCCTTTGGATAAAAATGTTGTGACTTCGCTGGCTGTTATAGGTCCAATGGCAAACAATGCAAGCCTACTAAGTGGTGGCTACACAG GAGTTCCTTGCTACCCAAAGAGTATTTATGAGAGATTTCAAGTACACATAAAGAAGACGTCATTTGTGGATGGTTGCTTTAATGTATCTTGTGATTCTGATGATGGATTTGATGAAGCCGTGGCTACTGCCAAAGAAGCTGATTTTGTTATCATAGTTGCTGGGCTGGATTTGTCCCAAGAAACAGAAGATCAAGACCGAGTTAGTCTTCTCTTGCCTGGTAAACAGATGGCCCTTGTGTCCTCCGTAGCCGCTGCAAGTAAAAAACCAGTGATTCTAGTTCTTACTGGAGGTGGACCCCTTGATGTATCATTTGCCGAGGAAGATCCACGAGTTGCGAGCATTCTCTGGACTGGTTACCCCAGTGAAGCCGGAGGAAAAGCACTTGCAGAAGTCGTCTTTGGAGATTATAATCCTG GTGGAAGGCTGCCCATGACTTGGTATCCTGAGGCATTCACCAGCGTACCCATGAATGATATGAACATGCGGGCTGATCCTTCTCGTGGTTATCCTGGAAGAACCTACAGATTTTACACTGGTAGTAGACTCTATGGATTTGGACATGGCTTAAGCTACACCAATTTCACTTGCAAGTTCTTATCAGTGCCAAACAAAATTAGTTTATTGGGATCTCTCAAGGCTGGTTCAAGGAAGAACATTCTGCACCAGGCAGGGCATGGACCTGATCTTATTCACATTGACGAGGTTGAATCTTGCAATTCGCTGAGATTCCATGTGCAGATCTCTGTTATGAACCTGGGTGATATGGACGGAAGCCATGTTGTGATGTTGTTCTCTAGAGTGGCAAAAGTTTTTAGAGGCACTCCAGAAAAACAGCTAATTGGATTTGATCGTGTGCATTCCATATCATATGGGTCTACTCAAACAAGCATCTTAGTAGATCCTTGTCAACATCTTAGCTTTGCCAATGAGGATGGAAAAATGATAATTCCCTTGGGTGACCATGTACTAATGCTGGGAGATAATTTGGAGCATGTTATCTCAATTCAAACTGATTAA